One Equus quagga isolate Etosha38 chromosome 5, UCLA_HA_Equagga_1.0, whole genome shotgun sequence genomic window carries:
- the ARHGEF16 gene encoding rho guanine nucleotide exchange factor 16: MSHRHSDSSLEEKLLEYRFPPELRLDPKGNPACGLPMVRGSLRDRDNASSPPETPPCPPPSPPSSEGETPRAVVLSTQSPAALKLGTQQLIPRSLAVSSKAKTPARHQSFGAAMLSKEAARRDPRLLSAPSFSLDDMDMDTGPGGMLRRNLRNQSYRAAMKGLGMPGSEGGPVKLSPKLQALAEEPSQPPARCPAKNKKTLGRKRAHKGSFKDDPRFYQEIRERGLNTSQESDDELSSPEGTQKADIPIVVKSYRPPQVTWSQLPEVVESGILDQLPAEERKRQEAIFEILTSEFSYQHSLGILVAEFLQSRALRATMTQMEHHHLFSNILDVLGASRKFFEDLERRHKAQVCVEDISDILEEHAEKHFHPYIAYCSNEVYQQRALQKLTSSNAAFREVLREIERRPACGGLPMISFLILPMQRVTRLPLLTDTLCLKTQGHPERYKAASRALKAISKLVKQCNEGAHKMERMEQMYMLHTQLDFSKVKSLPLISASRWLLKRGELFLMEETGLFRKLASRPTCYLFLFNDVLVVTKKKSEDSFVVQDYAQVDHIQVQKMEPSESPLPGGGGRSSSVPHLFQVTLLHNSEGRQEKILLSCESASDRARWITALTHRERQGQGPTNKGDLLQVEITKAYLAKQVDEIMLQQADVVLILEQEDGWFYGERLRDGETGWFPEDFARSITSRVTVEGNVRRMERLRVETDV, from the exons ATGTCCCACCGGCACTCGGACAGCTCCTTGGAGGAGAAGCTCCTGGAATACCGCTTCCCCCCGGAGCTGCGGCTCGATCCCAAGGGGAACCCAGCGTGCGGGCTCCCGATGGTCCGGGGCTCCCTGCGAGACAGGGACAATGCCTCCTCCCCGCCTGAAACCCCACCGTGCCCACCTCCCTCACCTCCGTCCTCCGAAGGCGAGACGCCGCGGGCCGTCGTCCTGAGCACGCAGAGCCCCGCAGCCCTCAAGCTGGGCACTCAGCAGCTGATCCCCAGGAGCCTGGCTGTGTCGAGCAAGGCCAAGACCCCGGCCCGCCACCAGAGCTTCGGGGCGGCCATGCTCAGCAAGGAGGCCGCCCGGCGGGACCCCCGGCTCCTCTCGgcccccagcttctccctggaCGACATGGACATGGACACGGGCCCCGGGGGGATGCTTAGACGAAACCTGCGGAACCAATCCTACCGGGCGGCCATGAAGGGCCTGGGAATGCCGGGCAGCGAGGGGGGCCCCGTCAAGCTCAGCCCCAAGCTCCAGGCTCTGGCCGAGGAGCCCAGCCAGCCTCCTGCTCGGTGTCCAGCCAAAAATAAG AAGACGCTGGGGCGGAAACGTGCACACAAGGGCTCCTTCAAGGACG ACCCACGGTTCTACCAGGAGATCCGGGAGCGGGGCCTAAACACCAGCCAAGAGTCAGACGACGAGCTCTCCAGCCCAGAGGGGACTCAGAAGGCGGACATCCCCATCGTGGTCAAGAGCTACCGGCCCCCCCAGGTCACCTGGAGCCAGCTCCCTGAG GTGGTGGAGTCGGGCATCTTGGACCAGCTGCCGGCCGAGGAGCGCAAGAGGCAGGAG GCCATCTTCGAGATCCTCACATCGGAGTTCTCCTACCAGCACAGCCTGGGCATTCTGGTGGCCGAGTTCCTGCAGTCCAGAGCGCTGCGGGCAACCATGACCCAGATGGAACACCACCACCTCTTCTCCAACATCCTGGACGTCCTGGGCGCCAGTCGGAA GTTCTTCGAGGACCTGGAGCGGCGGCACAAGGCGCAGGTATGCGTGGAGGACATCAGCGACATCCTGGAGGAGCACGCCGAGAAGCACTTCCACCCCTACATTGCCTACTGCTCCAATGAGGTCTACCAGCAGCGCGCCCTGCAGAAGCTGAC AAGCAGCAATGCCGCCTTCCGAGAGGTCCTGAGGGAGATCGAGAGGCGGCCGGCGTGCGGGGGCCTGCCCATGATCTCCTTCCTGATCCTGCCCATGCAGCGGGTGACCCGGCTGCCCCTCCTGACGGAC ACACTCTGCCTCAAGACCCAGGGCCACCCCGAGAGGTACAAAGCCGCCAGCCGCGCACTGAAGGCCATCAGCAAG CTGGTGAAGCAGTGCAATGAAGGGGCGCACAAGATGGAGCGCATGGAGCAGATGTACATGCTGCACACCCAGCTGGACTTCAGCAAGGTCAAG TCCCTCCCGCTCATCTCGGCCTCCCGCTGGCTGCTGAAGCGCGGGGAGCTCTTCCTGATGGAGGAGACCGGGCTTTTCCGAAAACTCGCCAGCCGGCCGACCTGCTACCTGTTCCTCTTCAATGATGTCCTGGTGGTCACCAAGAAGAAGAG TGAGGACAGCTTCGTGGTCCAGGACTATGCCCAGGTGGACCACATCCAGGTTCAGAAGATGGAGCCCTCGGAGTCCCCCCTGCCCGGCGGTGGCGGCCGCAGCTCCTCCGTGCCCCACCTCTTCCAGGTCACCCTGCTGCACAACAGCGAGGGCCGCCAGGAGAAGATCCTGCTGTCCTGCGAGTCCGC GAGTGACCGGGCCCGGTGGATCACGGCGCTCACAcacagggagaggcaggggcagggccccACCAACAAAGGAG ATCTGCTCCAGGTGGAGATCACCAAGGCCTACTTGGCCAAGCAGGTGGATGAGATCATGCTGCAGCAGGCGGATGTGGTCCTGATCCTGGAGCAGGAGGACG GATGGTTCTACGGCGAGAGACTGCGGGATGGAGAGACGGGCTGGTTCCCCGAGGACTTTGCCCGGAGCATCACCAGCCGTGTGACCGTGGAGGGCAATGTGCGCAGGATGGAGCGGCTGCGGGTGGAGACAGATGTGTAG